A region from the Oceanidesulfovibrio marinus genome encodes:
- a CDS encoding DUF362 domain-containing protein, with protein MSVCTPPRNPDAEPLQLPQLALVRQRFDRSAIVDPAAATHAELDRVIPSDLPLQGKRVAITAGSRGIAALGEVLAATAAFFKSHGAEPFIFPAMGSHGGATAQGQREYLEHLGLTEAHLDAPIVSSMEVRQIGETHHGVPVYLDATALAADHIVLVNRVKTHTKFSGRLESGLFKMLAVGAAKHLGAATVHRESVRVGLAEVILSNARLALKRAPVLAGIALVENAAGALHTLCACPPATMEDKESGLLTLSKTLMPRLPVQDIDLLVVDEIGKNISGTGMDTKVTGRNRDILSEFDEPDPTLPRVKRIAIRDLHPDSQGNALGIGFADFTTDRLVAAMDYGKTVTNALTGISPEKAAVPIHFPTDRAMIDAALGSLGAWQPNTVRLIRIRDTKHLDVVAVSPALLPDLPGHCEVVHTPQDMTFDAAGNLTPLELNLS; from the coding sequence GTGAGCGTCTGCACGCCGCCACGCAATCCTGACGCCGAACCGCTACAGCTGCCGCAGCTGGCCCTGGTGCGCCAGCGTTTCGACCGCTCCGCCATTGTCGATCCGGCAGCGGCCACCCATGCGGAGCTCGACCGCGTCATCCCCTCCGACCTCCCTCTACAGGGAAAGCGCGTGGCCATCACCGCCGGCAGCCGGGGCATCGCCGCCCTGGGCGAGGTGTTGGCGGCCACCGCCGCATTCTTCAAGTCCCATGGTGCGGAGCCCTTCATCTTCCCGGCCATGGGCAGCCACGGTGGCGCCACGGCCCAGGGCCAACGCGAATACCTGGAACATCTCGGCCTGACCGAAGCGCACCTCGACGCGCCCATTGTTTCCTCCATGGAAGTGCGCCAGATAGGCGAAACGCACCACGGCGTGCCCGTATATCTGGACGCCACCGCCCTGGCCGCCGACCACATCGTGCTCGTGAACCGCGTGAAGACACACACGAAGTTCTCCGGCCGGCTGGAGAGCGGGCTCTTCAAGATGCTGGCCGTGGGCGCGGCAAAGCACCTCGGCGCGGCCACGGTGCACCGCGAGTCCGTACGCGTCGGCCTGGCCGAAGTCATCCTGAGCAATGCGCGCCTGGCCCTGAAGCGCGCACCGGTCCTCGCCGGCATCGCCCTGGTGGAGAACGCCGCCGGCGCACTGCACACCCTGTGCGCCTGCCCTCCCGCCACCATGGAGGACAAGGAATCTGGGCTGCTCACCCTCTCCAAGACGCTCATGCCGCGACTGCCCGTGCAGGACATCGACCTGCTCGTGGTCGACGAGATCGGCAAGAACATCAGCGGCACCGGCATGGACACCAAGGTCACGGGCCGCAACCGCGACATCCTGAGCGAGTTCGACGAGCCGGACCCCACCCTGCCGCGCGTCAAGCGCATCGCCATCCGCGACCTGCACCCGGATTCCCAGGGCAACGCCCTGGGCATCGGCTTTGCCGACTTCACCACGGATCGCCTGGTGGCGGCCATGGACTACGGCAAGACCGTGACCAACGCGCTCACCGGCATCAGCCCGGAAAAAGCCGCCGTGCCCATCCATTTTCCCACGGACCGCGCCATGATCGACGCCGCCCTGGGCTCGCTGGGCGCATGGCAGCCAAATACCGTGCGCCTCATCCGCATCCGGGATACCAAGCACCTGGACGTTGTGGCCGTCTCTCCGGCCCTGCTGCCAGACCTGCCCGGCCACTGCGAGGTGGTTCATACGCCGCAGGACATGACCTTCGACGCTGCTGGCAATCTTACACCGCTCGAATTGAATTTGTCCTGA
- a CDS encoding outer membrane beta-barrel protein, producing the protein MKRSISVMLAMVMVLMIAGMASAQDMASEKFYISPEFGVYGTSQKDVNSIITYGASAGYFVLDNLSLGVEANGYYADLDNRGYYDPRGNSANGFGFNALVRFYLLNEDPFRLYVGTGLGGLFMDEDLTYDGESSALTLPVDVGMTLNFNKNIGLDVGGRYQRIGFTEDGVDAWGGHASLRFMF; encoded by the coding sequence ATGAAACGTTCGATCAGTGTCATGCTTGCCATGGTCATGGTTCTCATGATCGCCGGAATGGCGAGCGCTCAAGACATGGCTTCGGAGAAGTTCTATATTTCTCCGGAGTTCGGTGTGTATGGGACCAGCCAGAAGGATGTGAACAGCATCATAACCTACGGCGCCTCGGCTGGTTATTTTGTCCTGGACAACCTCTCCCTGGGCGTGGAGGCCAATGGCTATTATGCGGACCTGGACAACCGTGGCTACTACGACCCCCGCGGCAACTCGGCCAACGGCTTCGGCTTCAACGCCCTCGTCCGGTTCTATCTGCTCAATGAAGATCCGTTCCGGCTCTACGTAGGCACCGGCCTCGGCGGCCTCTTCATGGATGAGGACCTGACGTATGACGGGGAGAGCAGCGCGCTTACCCTGCCTGTGGATGTGGGCATGACCCTCAACTTCAACAAGAACATCGGCCTCGACGTGGGCGGCCGCTACCAGCGCATCGGCTTCACCGAAGATGGTGTGGACGCCTGGGGCGGACACGCTTCGCTGCGATTCATGTTCTAG
- a CDS encoding GlsB/YeaQ/YmgE family stress response membrane protein yields the protein MGLIWFLLIGLVAGFLAGTIMKGRGFGLLGNILVGIVGAVLGGFVFRILGLHSTGLIGSLVTATVGAILLLFFVGLIRGKR from the coding sequence ATGGGACTCATCTGGTTTCTGCTCATCGGCCTGGTCGCCGGGTTTCTCGCCGGCACAATCATGAAGGGACGGGGATTCGGCCTGCTCGGCAACATCCTCGTGGGCATCGTGGGCGCCGTGCTGGGCGGCTTCGTCTTCCGCATCCTGGGCCTGCACAGCACCGGGCTCATCGGCTCCCTGGTCACAGCCACCGTGGGAGCCATCCTGTTGTTGTTCTTCGTCGGTCTGATCAGAGGAAAGCGCTGA
- a CDS encoding PPC domain-containing DNA-binding protein — MLTSQGSIGRVFVIRLEDGDALPTCLEEFARENNVTRALCALVGGIGSGRLVVGPRDGDAERIVPMVNPIGAVHEAAAIGTIFPGEDGQPKLHMHAALGRGESATTGCIRQGVDIWKLAEVVVLEIEGSDMLRAVDPAFGFEVLTRKDSGDA, encoded by the coding sequence ATGCTGACATCACAAGGATCCATCGGACGCGTTTTCGTCATCCGGCTTGAGGACGGCGATGCGCTCCCCACGTGTTTGGAGGAATTCGCACGGGAGAACAACGTCACCCGCGCCCTCTGCGCCCTCGTGGGCGGCATCGGCAGCGGGCGGTTGGTCGTCGGCCCCCGGGACGGCGACGCCGAGCGCATCGTGCCCATGGTCAACCCCATAGGGGCCGTGCACGAGGCGGCGGCCATCGGCACCATCTTTCCGGGCGAGGACGGCCAGCCAAAGCTGCACATGCATGCGGCGCTGGGCCGCGGCGAGAGCGCTACGACCGGCTGCATCCGCCAGGGTGTGGATATCTGGAAGCTCGCCGAGGTGGTGGTTCTGGAGATCGAGGGCTCGGACATGCTGCGCGCCGTGGACCCGGCCTTCGGCTTCGAGGTGCTCACCCGGAAGGATTCCGGAGACGCGTAG